The Aricia agestis chromosome 8, ilAriAges1.1, whole genome shotgun sequence genomic sequence ATACCCAGATCTAGCGAAGTTGGCCCAATAACGCATCAATCGTCTGCTGAACTCGATTTCTTCAGGCGAATAATTCTTTCCCGGATTGAGGGGCTCCCCGAAGACATAATTGATTTCATCGGCATGCATCACCCCCGTCCACGACGGCCAGGGATTATTTTTGCTGCGATGCTTGTAGTAGTACGTGTACACGTTGTTACCGGTTTCGGCGTACCGATGGGAGAATTCGTTGACGCCGCACGTAAAATGGTAATCCCCCACCATTTTGTCCAAAGCGTTTCGATTCTTCACGGGATCTTCGGGGTTCAACCAATCGGTGTACTCGTAAACGATAGCTTGTCTCGCAATATCGTTAACGTACGGGTTCAGTTCTCTCACCGCCTGAAGATACTGCTCTCGCGTGATTCCAACGTTCTCCTCTTTAGGGAACAGTTCGGTGAGATAATAGAGGATAAAGTAGTAGCCCTCCTCCGTATTAGAACCCATGAGGATGTTAGTCTTCTTAAAGTTCTGATGGGCCAACGATCGCCTCGGCATCTCATCTAAGAAGGATCCATCGATGATCGGAACGAATGGAAACTCGCAAATACCTAAAGTGCCCCACTCATTATTTACTAGCTCGTCGGCGCTCTTTTTCCTCAAACATTCGATCATAGGGCCCATATCGGTCCTCGAACTCGGACAATGTACGGCCTCCGCCAAACGCATTCCACGTAAAATACTTTCTTCCCTTGTGATTATAGCCCAAGGTACGGTAGCGGCACCGGATTGCATAATGGCTTGTGAAAACAAATTACGTGAAAGTGGAGACAGCAGATGCAGGGATACCGACACTGCACCGGCCGACTCACCAAATAAGGTTATGTTATGAGGGTTGCCACCGAAGTAGGCAATGTTATCTTTCACCCACTGCAGAGCCATCAGCTGATCGAACATTCCGGCGTTTCCGGGAACGTCGGGAGTATCAAAAAATAGGAAACCAAGTGAGGCGACTCTATACTGCATGGACACGTACACGATATTCTCCTCGGATACGAGTATCTTCGGATCGTACACGTCCAACGTGGCAGTACCTGAGTAGAACCCGCCGCCGAAAACCCATAACATGACGGCTGCATTGGTCGGAcggggtttgggcgtgacgatGTTTATATACAGACAGTCCTCCTGCATGTCCGTGTTCGGGTTCCACATCATCGCGCCGGGGAAGTCACCGAACACGGTATCTATGATCTGAACGCACGAGTGCGGCAACGTCGTCGCATTCAAAATCTCATCGCCCCAGCTCTCGACCGGTCTGGGGTGTCTAAATCTTAAGTCTCCTAACGGTTTCTGGGCGTACGGGATCCCGAACCACGCATCGACCTGCTTCCCCGTCGCTGCGGTGAGGGTGATTCCT encodes the following:
- the LOC121729746 gene encoding acetylcholinesterase-like — encoded protein: MRVLLPALAALLARALASPHEHRARHHAPDHAAPYHGHGEAVRYNPELDTILPRLEPETSSKRARFEEETSSRRAEEKLSNHDREELAADQPQMGPEADDPLVVRTRKGRVKGITLTAATGKQVDAWFGIPYAQKPLGDLRFRHPRPVESWGDEILNATTLPHSCVQIIDTVFGDFPGAMMWNPNTDMQEDCLYINIVTPKPRPTNAAVMLWVFGGGFYSGTATLDVYDPKILVSEENIVYVSMQYRVASLGFLFFDTPDVPGNAGMFDQLMALQWVKDNIAYFGGNPHNITLFGESAGAVSVSLHLLSPLSRNLFSQAIMQSGAATVPWAIITREESILRGMRLAEAVHCPSSRTDMGPMIECLRKKSADELVNNEWGTLGICEFPFVPIIDGSFLDEMPRRSLAHQNFKKTNILMGSNTEEGYYFILYYLTELFPKEENVGITREQYLQAVRELNPYVNDIARQAIVYEYTDWLNPEDPVKNRNALDKMVGDYHFTCGVNEFSHRYAETGNNVYTYYYKHRSKNNPWPSWTGVMHADEINYVFGEPLNPGKNYSPEEIEFSRRLMRYWANFARSGNPSMNANGEMTKVHWPVHTAFGREYLTLAVNSSSVGHGFRVKQCAFWQKYLPQLMAATSKPEPPKNCTNVGISLRPSYVKLSVSVTLIAGLEIIMFKYN